Part of the Methanococcus maripaludis genome is shown below.
AAGAAAGGCATTAAACGATAACCCTAATGCTAGTATCGCATGTATTACATATACAAATTCAGCAGTAAATGAAATTAAATTAAAGATTAATCATGATAACTTAATGGTTTCAACGATCCACGATTTTTTATGGAATAATATCAAACAATTCCAAAAAGAATTAAAAAATGGAATAATTGAACTTTCAGAACTAGAAACTTCAAAAATTAAGTTTAAAAATGAAAATGATAAAAGTCATTTTGTAGAAAATGTGTCAAATATTCAGTATAAAGAATATATTCAAATGAAAAATGGAATAATTTCGCATGACGAAGTACTCGTTTTAGCCCACCATCTGTTCGAAAAACATGATTTACTTTGTAATATTCTAAAAGATAAATTTAAATTTATATTTCTTGATGAATATCAGGATACCAATAAATTGGTAATTGAAATACTATTAAAGCACTTGAAAAAATGTAACAAGGAACAGATTATTGGATTTTTTGGAGACTCAATGCAGTCGATTTATGATGATGGAATAGGGGATTTAAAAGATTATGTAAACTCTGGAGAAGTTAAAGAAGTAGTGTTGAATCAGAATCGAAGAAATCCAAAATTAGTAATTGATTTGGCAAATAAGTTAAGAACCGACAATGTGATACAAGAACCTTCTAATGATATAAATGCACCAAATATGAAGGATGGGTCAGTAATTATTGGAAAAATAAACTTTTTGTATTCTACAACTAACGATGTAGAAAATATTAAATCTACACAGTATTTTTCAAATTGGAATTTTAATGATACTATTAAAACAAAAGAATTAAGTTTAACTCATAATCTAATCGCTCCAAAAGCAGGATTTTCAAATTTAATGGCAATATATGATAAAGATCCAATGTTTAGACTAAAAAATGATATATTATCTAAATCTAATGAAAAATGCATTGAATTGGATGATTCTAAGTCATTCGAAAAAATTATTGAAGAAGTTGATTCTTTATTTAGAAATTCTAAAAAACAGATGATAAACTCGTCAAACGAAGTAAAAGAACTATATGATCACCTGAAGAACTTACCATTTTCTGAGATTAAGAAAATTTATTTTGACAAAGATTCATTAATAGATAATAAAAAAGAAACAGATGATGAGGGTTCTAACGACTCAAAAAGGGATAATTTAATAAAACATTTGTTTAAAATAGAAAAAATTATTCAAAATTATAAAAATAAGGATTATAACGAGTTTATACGAAAAACAAATTTTAAAATAGATTCAATTGCAAAAAAAAGAGAACTAAAAAATATCATTGACAAAATAGGAAATTTTTCTGAACTTAAAATCGAAGAAGTAATTAATTTATGTGATGAAAAGGAGCTATGTAAAAAAGATGACAGTTTCAATACATTCATTGAAAAAAATCAATATTTGTATAATCGGGTTAAGGCCCTACAATATTTAGAATTTCAAAATTTATTTAATTATTTGGAGGGATTTACCCCATTTTCGACACAACATAAGGTTAAAGGGTCAGAATTTGAAAATGTACTTGTTATACTAGACAATGGGGGTTGGAATAATTATAATTTTGAATATCTATTTTGTAATAGGATAGATAAACAAAGTGTGTTATTAAGGACTCAAAAGATATTTTATGTATGTTGTACTCGTGCAAAAGAGAATCTAAATATTTATTACCATAACCCCAACTCTCAGACCATCAGCAAAGCAATTGAATGGTTTGGGGAAGAAAATGTCCATAATTTGGACGATAATTAAATTTTATTTAAAATATTGTTTTTTAGACCAACTCAAACGGCCAAATCTTCAATAAAACATTTTTCTCATCGAAATATTCAAAATTCACTTTTTCTAAAAATTTATCCGTTTTTGGATAAACTAACGCCATTTTAACATGCTTTTTACAATTATTTTCATAAATTTTAGCATATGAAAGCAGCTGATACATATCTCCTTGAGAAATTCCATAATTTGGAGAATTGACGTCAAGTATTTTCCATTTTGCATCTATTAAATAGATTGTATCATCTTTTTCGGCGTAAATATCGGGTTTTAATTTAAACATTTTTTTAAGATCTTCTTTTACAAGGAAAAATCTCGAATCTTGGGCTTTTACATAACTGAATTTTCCAGATTTTTTAAGTTTGTATGTTAAATAACTCTCAAATATCTTTTCCATTGGATAAAGCAATGCAAATGCAACATTTGAACCTTTAAAATTAATAAAACTTTCATTTTTTAAAAATACCCTGCACCAAAGAAGTATATTTTCATAATCTACCATTAATCTTCCAGATTTACAAGCGTTAAAATCTTTTTCAATGTTTTTTGATTCAGAAATTTCATCAAAAACAAAGCTGTATTCAGAAATATTTTTTAAATTTTTGCCAGATTTTGATCTTTTTGAAAGTTCTTTTAAAGTAGACTTTATAATCCTATTTTCAGCCATGTCTTTTATAAATTCGTCAAATTCAACAAAAAATCTTTCTTTATGGATTAGATTATGCTTAATATGTTCTTTAAATTTCAATTTTCCCTTTAAAACGTTTAAATTCTTTTGTGTTTCAATATAATCTGATTTTAAACCCCTTTTGATTAAAACTGAAAGTTCATCTAAAAACATGGTTATAAATATTTC
Proteins encoded:
- a CDS encoding UvrD-helicase domain-containing protein, which gives rise to MVEKLLEPEIVEIFGHVLRGNNFLLSGGAGSGKTYSLIQVIRKALNDNPNASIACITYTNSAVNEIKLKINHDNLMVSTIHDFLWNNIKQFQKELKNGIIELSELETSKIKFKNENDKSHFVENVSNIQYKEYIQMKNGIISHDEVLVLAHHLFEKHDLLCNILKDKFKFIFLDEYQDTNKLVIEILLKHLKKCNKEQIIGFFGDSMQSIYDDGIGDLKDYVNSGEVKEVVLNQNRRNPKLVIDLANKLRTDNVIQEPSNDINAPNMKDGSVIIGKINFLYSTTNDVENIKSTQYFSNWNFNDTIKTKELSLTHNLIAPKAGFSNLMAIYDKDPMFRLKNDILSKSNEKCIELDDSKSFEKIIEEVDSLFRNSKKQMINSSNEVKELYDHLKNLPFSEIKKIYFDKDSLIDNKKETDDEGSNDSKRDNLIKHLFKIEKIIQNYKNKDYNEFIRKTNFKIDSIAKKRELKNIIDKIGNFSELKIEEVINLCDEKELCKKDDSFNTFIEKNQYLYNRVKALQYLEFQNLFNYLEGFTPFSTQHKVKGSEFENVLVILDNGGWNNYNFEYLFCNRIDKQSVLLRTQKIFYVCCTRAKENLNIYYHNPNSQTISKAIEWFGEENVHNLDDN
- a CDS encoding McrC family protein, producing the protein MNNQFTVTEFGIIVKGNENRQFDTYISLKESVFNDLKTFILQNKDKNTDEFLTITYKKNYGEVLQAKNYVGIIQMKNGVTIEILPKIYGKSKDLSVSDTRKLFLKMLKTLKDSPFKKFDLSNLKTDRMPLNEIFITMFLDELSVLIKRGLKSDYIETQKNLNVLKGKLKFKEHIKHNLIHKERFFVEFDEFIKDMAENRIIKSTLKELSKRSKSGKNLKNISEYSFVFDEISESKNIEKDFNACKSGRLMVDYENILLWCRVFLKNESFINFKGSNVAFALLYPMEKIFESYLTYKLKKSGKFSYVKAQDSRFFLVKEDLKKMFKLKPDIYAEKDDTIYLIDAKWKILDVNSPNYGISQGDMYQLLSYAKIYENNCKKHVKMALVYPKTDKFLEKVNFEYFDEKNVLLKIWPFELV